From the genome of Parazoarcus communis, one region includes:
- a CDS encoding serine/threonine protein kinase — protein sequence MPATASSGAPFAGLTPDFVLDALESVGLRPDGRLLALNSYENRVYQVGIEDGPMLVVKFYRPARWTDAAILEEHSYTAELAEREIPVAEPVIIGGRSLHLHDGMRFTLFPRLSGRAPELSDPATLEWLGRFIGRIHAVGALHPFKSRPALDIASFGEEPRAWLLAHDFIPADILPAWKSTADQALDGVRRAFDRAGKFASLRLHGDCHMGNVLWQQGAGGGPQFVDFDDARMGPAIQDLWMLLSGERHEQVGQLADILAGYEDFMDFSPRELHLIEALRTLRLIHYSAWLARRWNDPAFTAAFPWFNTQHYWQDRVLELREQIALMDEPPLWPA from the coding sequence GTGCCCGCCACCGCAAGCAGCGGGGCGCCGTTTGCGGGCCTGACACCGGACTTCGTCCTCGATGCACTGGAGAGTGTCGGCCTGCGGCCTGACGGCCGCCTGCTGGCACTCAACAGCTACGAAAACCGCGTCTATCAGGTCGGCATCGAAGACGGCCCGATGCTGGTGGTCAAGTTCTATCGTCCCGCGCGCTGGACTGACGCAGCCATCCTCGAGGAGCACAGCTACACCGCGGAACTGGCCGAACGCGAGATCCCGGTGGCGGAGCCGGTCATCATCGGTGGCCGCAGCCTGCACCTCCATGACGGCATGCGCTTCACGCTGTTCCCGCGCCTGAGCGGACGCGCACCGGAACTGTCCGATCCGGCCACGCTGGAGTGGCTGGGCCGGTTCATCGGCCGCATCCATGCCGTCGGTGCGCTGCACCCGTTCAAGTCCCGTCCGGCACTCGATATCGCCAGCTTCGGCGAAGAACCCCGTGCCTGGCTCCTCGCACACGATTTCATTCCCGCCGACATCCTTCCGGCGTGGAAGAGCACGGCGGATCAGGCGCTCGACGGCGTGCGCCGCGCCTTTGACCGTGCAGGCAAGTTCGCCTCACTGCGCCTGCATGGCGACTGCCATATGGGCAACGTACTGTGGCAGCAGGGCGCAGGCGGCGGGCCGCAGTTCGTCGACTTCGACGATGCGCGCATGGGGCCGGCGATTCAGGACTTGTGGATGCTGCTCTCGGGTGAGCGCCACGAGCAGGTCGGGCAGCTCGCCGACATCCTCGCCGGCTACGAGGACTTCATGGACTTTTCACCGCGCGAGCTCCACCTGATCGAAGCCTTGCGCACGCTGCGCCTCATCCACTATTCGGCGTGGCTCGCACGACGCTGGAACGACCCCGCCTTCACCGCCGCGTTTCCGTGGTTCAACACACAGCATTACTGGCAGGACCGCGTGCTCGAACTGCGTGAACAGATTGCGCTGATGGACGAGCCGCCGCTCTGGCCAGCCTGA
- a CDS encoding alpha/beta fold hydrolase produces MQLQAWYHSCSAGFTLRGEHSLPSGKPVLHFVHGNGYCGRTYEPMLARLTPHFDLFLSDIQGHGDSDHGGRFHGWNRTAALCLEAWRARGTLFGDVPVFAVGHSFGGVITSLMLAKAPDQFSRAVLLDPVLFPPAMIGLMALSDVVGLYSRNTLARRTRQRRHHWPDRQSAFTSLHERGMFKGWKEEALWSYVNHALRNTPEGGVELKCRPAREAEIFSSYPRRLWSSLARITTSTHVLRGDKTYPFAAKGITRWRDSNPVVSEQVMPGGHCFMQEDPARSAEAICAFLSKDAQRQPGG; encoded by the coding sequence ATGCAACTTCAGGCCTGGTATCACTCCTGCTCTGCCGGTTTCACGCTGCGCGGAGAGCACTCCCTGCCCTCGGGCAAACCGGTGCTTCATTTCGTACACGGAAACGGATACTGCGGTCGGACCTACGAGCCGATGCTGGCGCGCCTCACGCCCCACTTCGATCTCTTCCTGTCGGACATCCAGGGCCACGGAGACAGCGACCACGGCGGCCGCTTTCATGGCTGGAACCGCACGGCCGCGCTGTGTCTGGAAGCATGGCGCGCACGCGGCACCCTCTTCGGCGATGTGCCGGTGTTCGCGGTCGGGCACAGCTTCGGTGGCGTCATTACCAGCCTGATGCTGGCCAAAGCGCCTGATCAGTTTTCACGTGCCGTCCTGCTCGACCCGGTCCTCTTTCCACCCGCCATGATCGGACTGATGGCCCTGTCCGACGTCGTCGGGCTGTACTCACGCAACACCCTCGCCCGCCGCACCCGCCAGCGCCGCCACCACTGGCCCGATCGCCAGTCGGCATTCACCTCGCTGCACGAGCGCGGCATGTTCAAGGGCTGGAAAGAAGAAGCCTTGTGGTCTTACGTCAATCATGCGTTGCGCAACACGCCGGAAGGCGGGGTCGAACTCAAATGCAGACCGGCCCGCGAAGCGGAGATCTTCAGCTCCTACCCGCGCCGACTGTGGTCGTCGCTGGCGCGAATCACCACCTCGACGCATGTGCTGCGCGGGGACAAAACCTACCCGTTTGCAGCCAAGGGCATCACCCGCTGGCGCGACAGCAATCCGGTAGTCAGCGAGCAGGTGATGCCTGGCGGCCACTGCTTCATGCAGGAAGATCCGGCGCGCAGCGCCGAGGCCATCTGCGCTTTTCTCAGCAAGGACGCGCAGCGCCAGCCCGGCGGATAG
- a CDS encoding YaeQ family protein — protein MALKATIYKAELQIADMDRSYYGDHALTLARHPSETDDRMMVRLLAFALYADPALSFGNALCVDDEPDLWERDLTGEIKRWIFVGQPDEKWIRKACGRSDKVVVINYGRAAPVWWEGIKAKLTRQQSLSVLRIAPEVAPALARLTDRSMRLQCTLQDGHVWVTNGEETVEVAPELLMGPARY, from the coding sequence ATGGCACTGAAGGCAACGATTTACAAGGCTGAGCTGCAGATTGCAGACATGGATCGCAGCTACTACGGCGACCATGCGCTGACGCTCGCCCGGCACCCGTCGGAAACCGACGATCGCATGATGGTGCGCCTGCTCGCCTTCGCACTCTATGCCGACCCGGCGCTGAGCTTTGGCAACGCACTCTGCGTCGATGACGAGCCCGATCTGTGGGAGCGTGACCTGACCGGCGAGATCAAGCGCTGGATCTTCGTCGGGCAGCCTGACGAGAAGTGGATTCGCAAAGCCTGCGGCCGCTCGGACAAGGTGGTGGTCATCAACTACGGTCGGGCCGCCCCTGTCTGGTGGGAGGGCATCAAGGCCAAGCTCACGCGCCAGCAGAGCCTCAGTGTGCTCCGCATCGCACCCGAGGTGGCCCCAGCCCTGGCGCGCCTCACGGATCGCAGCATGCGCCTGCAATGCACCCTGCAGGACGGTCATGTCTGGGTAACTAACGGTGAGGAAACGGTCGAGGTCGCGCCCGAGTTGCTGATGGGGCCGGCCAGATACTAA
- a CDS encoding HAD domain-containing protein: MNRTTYIFMDFDGVTHPWGEVEDFRCLPLIEAVIREFEEARIVISSDWRMLFSLQKLVARFSEDIRPRVAGVTPHMLPKLGSELHGLRERESMLWLAQHEPDVASAAWCAIDDAPGNWLSRSRLILTDFKRGFTEEDAGALSRMLTSLRDGVPTLEKPRSSFRWAS, translated from the coding sequence ATGAATCGAACGACCTACATTTTCATGGATTTCGACGGGGTGACCCACCCTTGGGGCGAGGTGGAGGATTTCCGCTGCCTGCCGCTGATCGAAGCCGTGATTCGAGAGTTCGAGGAAGCGCGCATCGTGATTTCGTCGGACTGGCGCATGCTGTTTTCGCTGCAGAAGCTGGTCGCCCGCTTCTCCGAAGACATCCGTCCGCGGGTCGCGGGCGTAACGCCGCACATGCTGCCCAAACTGGGCTCGGAGCTTCACGGCCTGCGTGAGCGCGAATCCATGCTCTGGCTCGCACAGCACGAGCCCGACGTCGCCTCGGCGGCCTGGTGTGCGATCGACGATGCACCGGGCAACTGGCTCAGCCGCTCGCGGCTCATCCTGACCGATTTCAAGCGCGGCTTTACCGAAGAGGATGCGGGTGCCCTGAGCCGGATGCTGACATCGCTGCGCGACGGCGTTCCGACCCTGGAAAAGCCGCGCTCCAGCTTCCGCTGGGCATCCTGA